The sequence below is a genomic window from Oreochromis aureus strain Israel breed Guangdong linkage group 12, ZZ_aureus, whole genome shotgun sequence.
CGAGGGAAGCGCGATTTATGACAGAGCTACGTTAATCTTTACAAGCCTCGAAAGCTCAACTGGCATTGTTTTGACCTTAAATGAAGGCAGAGTTCAGCGGTAGGTGTGGCATAGCTGCTAGCTCAATCCCATCAGAAGaggtttgtcatttttattctgcCGACTGTATTTGGCTTCAAGCTAAGAATTTTAAACCATTACCATAGCTTGTCTTATTTTTCTTGGTTGTTTGTTTCAGTCTGGGTCATAAAGTAAGCCTCAGTACATGGCAGTGACCTCAATCCCATTCCCAGAACAAGCTCCCACCTCACTTTCTGCCCTCTTCCTGCCACAGGGTGGCTTTTCTTGAGCACTGGGTTCCCATAAAGTCAGAGGCTTTATGGGAAGCTTGGTAAAAGGCTCCTCAGACGGGTCGGTGTGTAGCACTTGGCTCTCTGTGGTGAAACACCTTGTTTATTTGGCTCTGAACAGGTTTCAGCAGAGATTTCCTGTTGCCAGCTTTCTGGTCTTTTATTACCCGATACACTTTTGACTGAGCTGGGTGATGAAAGTGTTTTAGGAAGGAAACAACTCCCTCCTCGTGCGAGTCTAGAAGAGAACTTTTCAGTATTTCAAGAGGTGGGAGATTGAATCATATAACGATATCCAGATTGTGTTATTGAGTGAACTCTTTTTATTTGTGATTTGCAATAGGTGCTTGAGAGTTTCAAGATCATGGACTACAGTCTTCTGCTGGGCGTGCACGTCCTGGACCACAGAGAGGGGGGCGAGCAGGGTCAGGCAGGGGGTGATGGGAGGAGACCCGTGGCTCAGAGGGTGCTTTACTCCACCGCCATGGAGTCCATTCAAGGAGACGGCAAAGCTGCTGAGGCCCTCACCACTGATGACACGTGAGTTTATTCAGCCTGGGGGGTgaagcacacacatgcacacacacattatgcACACGCACACCTCCTCTGTTTGTCTCCTGATCTCCACTTTTTCCCTCGCAGACGTTACACAACCTTCCACAGAACGCTCGAACACACAGTCGAGCTCTCGCATAACCATAgctacaaaaatacaaacactgtTCTGCATAtttacagcaacacacacacacacacacaaatgtaaatACTGCAGGAGCCTCTTTTACAAACACTCGTAAAAAGTGCAGAGGCACGTTTGAATGTTTATTTGAACAGCAGCTGTTTTCTAAATGCTGccgtgttttggtttctgtcttttttttcaggATGGGCGGCATCCCTGCCCGGACAcacaaagatgaaaagctgctcaTCTACCTGGGCATCATAGATATTCTACAGTCATACAGGTACTGATGCTAATGAAGCTCAAAAACACTGGATTTTTACTGCCTTTCCTTCTTATTACGTCTAGAAAAGAGATTAATATGACTTCTTGTGCCATGAAATCTTATAAGATCCGACCGCCTTTTGGGTCATCAGCTTTTCCTACTCGTGGTGTTTTAAAAGCATCGCATAAACCTTTGTGAGCCTTGTCGGTATCAGACACTGACAGCGTAGGTGAGGTCACTTCGGGTCAGATATGATGAAAAGGCCGAGTTTGTGTACTTTCCCTCTCTTAAAGGCTAAATGTTGCTTAACTTAAAGGCAGAACTTTAAGTTGAGCAAAGGTTTGCGCTGCACCCAGAGGGAAAAGTGAAACCTTTCAGGTTTGATTGGGCATAAAGTTGTTGTATAACCTTCGTAACAAGGCCtctttttgttgtgtttctccCACAGGTTCATTAAAAAGTTGGAGCACTCATGGAAAGCCCTGGTGTACGACGGTGTAAGTTGATAGCCTGCTCAAATCTGACCGAGCAGCTTTTCTGAATAAgccttttattttgttacatCCTCTTTAAAGTTACCCATGGCTGTCCGATGAAAGCCTGacttctctctttttaaatttcttttcctCCCTTTCTGATTTGTCCTcaggactctgtctcagtccaCCGGCCCGGGTTTTACGCCAGCCGCTTCCTGAAGTTCATGAGCACACGGGTCTTCAGGAAGACTCAGCGTAAGTCATGGTCATACATGTGAAACTACAGAAGGAAACAAAATGTGGAAAGCTGGAAATCCTGCTCTGATAAGGGGAATGAAACTGTAGGCAGTTTATCTTATGAATTACTGGGTATTTTGGTGTCACTGAAATAGCACTGGGTCTTTTAGAGTCGGCTATTGAATAAGCTTTTGAAGCACATGATCAGTAAACTCCGAGATAGGAAAATAGTTTTCAtagttttttaatagttttatcCGTAGCATCTATTCTCAGTGTCGTGGGTGTGGCTGTAGGTGAAACCAGGAAGCTGTTTTGGAACATCAAATATAGAAACAAATGTTACCATGTCGGACCCCCTCTGTGGAAATACATATGGCCGAGGCACTGATTTGAGGATTTAGCTGCTCTGTTAACCATTGCCAAGTCCCGACAGAGGGAGATGACAGGAAAGGATTTTATTTCACGCCCTGCTCAGGAGGCAGAATAAGAGTGGCTTAGGGGACATTTGTGTCAGCGTCATTGTGCATTTTAACAGTTTAATAGCTTCTAATTTTGGAAGCAGAGCATTGAAGTTTCCGTATGTGTGATTTGATTTATCTCCTCCCAATTATTGCAGTTATTGTCTCCCTCGCCTCCAAGTCCTTTCCCTGACTCAtgtgctccttttttttttttaaattttggctCCACAGCAATTCGATTCTCCCCTTCAAAGAGGACCCGCACTTCCATCCCTGCTCTGAAGTCGTGCTCACAGGAGATCCTTTCATCGCAGGCGGATGAGAGGAACGAGGAGGACAGGAGGGACCGGCTGGTAGGAGCGCGCAGCCTCGCCAGCCTGGATGGACAAGGTACACAAAACAAGAGTTTGACAGATCAGCATCTGTGCCAAGGAAGTGGGGGAGGGATTGGTAGATCATAAAAAGCACTTGACATTTTACCTTAATCCTCGCCACGTCTGCCTCTTCAAGCTTGGTCGATTTCTCGTCGTTTTGCGGCTTATTAGAGCTTTTTAGAAACACTCGAGGGCAATAAAGAGCTGCTTCCACTCAGCCATAAAAATGTTGTCCTTCCCAAGAAGAGGAAGCAGTCAGTGGTTGATGTATTGTTTGGCTTTGATGGAAATAAACAGAGGTTACCTTCCTATTAACATTACATCAGTTACAGTATTCGTGTGTACAAACTGTGAATAAACCATCCTTAGATTGAGCTCCTCCTACATTCTTAAGTGATAAAGCAGCCACATCTGTGTGATCTTTGCGTTTGATAAGGCGAGTTATTTAGCCAACAACACATCGGAAGAAATGTGGGTGTGGAGCAGAAAGATAAGTCACGGGGGTCATTTGTCCTCTCCTCTAATCGAGCCCTGCCCCAGCTGTATCTCCAGCTGTGATGCAACAAACTATAAATCCGTTTGGGTTGTTAAACTTCCGGACTCACTCTTATGGTCACTGAAAGGGTCTCGGGAAGGGCAGGAAATCAGTTTTCAGTCTAAAGGGAGTGGCTCGTATGTCAGTTTAATTGGAAGCATCTAAAGTGAAAATCccatttctgtcagtgtaaagaaattTATCTACATATTTAATCCATTTCCATCTGAATATGAGAAAAAGAAGTGTGCATTTAACAGGATGTctccgttttttgttttttttgtttttcatgataAAGAAATTCTGCTGTAGTCAATGTAATGAAAGTAATCTGTCATTATGACTCTTTGGCctttaattgtaaaaaaaaaatgtgtaaaattacagaattgTAGCTCATTTCCCCAGACTGCCCCGTAATGTAAAGaagaaagtcttttttttaatcacagaaATTTCTATAGGAGTTTGAATGTCATTCAGTCATTTATCTATTACTTCATTACTTTGGTGTCATATGAATGGCTGTGGGAGGAGATCTTTATCAGTAGGACAAGCTggaaaatgtatgaaaatacAGGTAAAAGTTCAAAATTTATGCTCTCCTTCACAATCTCCAAAGATGTCCCGTGGGCTGGATCAAAGTCTTCGCCCTTTCGattctggcccctgggccttatgtttgacaaccTAATCTAATCAGTTACATTAAACTCTCATTCGCTGCCTCGTGTCGATGATTAGGTTCTGAAGTCCGCACAGACACAGCAGAATTACAGGAAAAACGTACTCGCTTTTCCTCGGATCCATCCAGTGTCGGCTTTAGATTTTATTCAGCGCAGCTTCCAGGAAATGCTTCCTTTTAAGGGGGAACTCTGATTTTACAGCGTTTAGTGTTCTCGCACTCATCAGGAGCTGAAGTACTGAGCCCAAAGTTGTAAAATGTGTGGGATCACCCATCCGTAGAGGTCAGACTGCTCTTACCTGGATTGTGGAGTTTGAAAGTCTGAAGGCACAGGAGTGTTtattgttttactgttttatggtgcgctccctctctcgctctctgtgcTCTTTTTTGCCCTTAACATCAGGCTgttgtggcagatggccgccctacCCTGAGCTCTTCCTGtcgccaagtgtttgctcataggagATTGCTGAATCGTTAGGTTTTTCTCTGTGATTTTGTGGGGTCTTTCCCGTCACTATGAAGCATCTTTAGATGACTGTTTGTATTTATTGGCACCATGTAAATTAAAACTGAGCCGACCTGAGATAGGAAACCGTCACGTTTgaaatttagttttcttttttcctcctcagctGTGTTCGGTTCATATCTGCGCCCCGACATTGTCCCAGCCAACCCGTCCTTCTACGAGGGCTCCTCCATGGGAAccatctccacctcctccatctTTGTAAACGTGGAAAACCAAACAGAGGACAGGTACGGTGTCTCCTGTGTTaacttttccttgtttttctaCACTCATACGATCCTGAAATGTTTAGCTGATCACTTTAAACCCATGACGGAAGGCTACGAAGAAAAGAGGGAAGTCACGCCTGACATGCACACTCACGCACATGCTCGGGCACTCCCGCCTTATTGTTACCTGTGAGGCTACGTCACACAGTCTTATTGGTGACATGCGTCATGGAGCATGTCACTCACCTAGTTTGCCTGCATGCATCCAAGTACACGTGCACGCTTCCTAGACAACATATGGGTCAGGATGCGCGGTGTTGTAGCGGACGCCAGTGCAATGTCTTTGCAGGAAAACTTTTATTTGATTGGACTCTTGTGGCAAGAATGACTTTGGATAATAGTTGAAACCCTGATTTTTAACACAATCAGAGTGTTACATTAACAGGTTTCATTTTGGCTTTAATACACTTTCTCTCTCCACAATGGAAAAGCTTTATTTCCTGTCCTGCTAAAAGCCTCTAAGCCCTGCATCCCCTGCCCTTTGCATTTTTTCTTCCCTTCCACCTTTCAGTGCTCCTCCTGTCCAACAGTGTCGAGTTCAGCTTGCTTTCTGAGGCTGCACTGTGTGACTTGCCCGGTCTTGTCCCTTCATCAGTCACCTGCTGCTGCCCTGACATTGTTCTGTCAActgtttttataaatatttaaacagcaGCTTTGACACACTCTTACTCGGTGCCATTACGCTGCACAAATACGGTGACAAAAGAGGACAAGCGGCGCTGTGGAGACTGTATATCAGCCAACAATAATCCCTGTCTGACAGCCGCTCTGCCTTTTATTTTAGCAACACACTTTTGAAGTGTCAcgtcaatatatatatatatatttatatattttgtaataaagATGTAGCCTATCCGTATGTCTCACATCCATCTGTTATCTCTACAACTAGAGCACCATGCTGCTCTTGTTCTAATTGGATTACATCTCTTTGAACCCCTAACATAGTGTGTCATATGTtagaaaagggcaaaaacacaTTCCTGAATTTATCAGGGAGTCTGCTGATGTGCATATAAGGGAAAACGATCTTTTATTGCCCCCTAGTGGTTAAACAGAGACTGCAAATAAAGGCTGGATGAACTTTGCAGTGCCGAAGTGCGAGCTACATTCAAATCCATATATCTGACTCCTGTATGGATTCAGCCTAATAGCACTCTATTTCAGCATTACGCTTTTGATCCATTTTTAATAAGTCCTCCCCTCATTCCTCCTCACCCAATTCAACTACTGCAAGGAATTTCCAAGCTCTTTAGGCTGCGTGTTAGCTGGATCTCATTCGCTAAATGCATACGttcataaaaaaaagaacatatttTCTGTCAGAGTGCAATATGCTACAGTTTTTATTAGAAAGAATAGAACATTGGAATTTCTGTGGATGTAACTTCCCTCCGGTGGAAACCAAAATGAAGGAGTTAACTTTTTAGGTCTGTAATTTCCTGGAAGAATTCTCTTTTAAAGCTCACTTGTATCTCTTACCCCACATTGAGAAATCTGTAGGACCCTCTCTCAGCAATTCCTCTCAATGTCAACTTCCTGTTTGGTGTTTCTGAGACAATGAGCCTCTACGTCCTGACACCAGACAGGTTTCTTTGTCTCTTTACGTCAGAGTCCGCAATAAATCTGCGAATCGTTtgttgaggggtttttttccaATCGCTTTTCCAGCACTGTTTATACAGCTGCCGTGCTCCTACTGGCGTTGACGCAGATGATAAGCTCTCAGGTCCGTCTACAAGTTAACGTGTGACCGTGTTTTTCAGGGATGACGTCGCATCCAGCTCCACCTTCACCCTGGAGGACAGTGCCATCTGCCTTACTTCGGAGCAGAGCACCATGGACGTGGACATGGATCGAGATGACGGATCGGTTCTTGACGTCTACCTGGTGGGTTCATTTATTTCAGGTTATTCTTGTTTAAATATTGACTAGGCTTTAGCTGGATATACTGACTTATTCTCTTTGTTTCACAGTGAAAGGAgcagctttacaaacattcatttTGTCCTGCCAAGCATAAGACAATCGCCACACCCCCATTGGACAGGCCATGCTGGTGTTTGACTCACTTTCAGTGCTGCTAGATCCATGTTGCCACTTGTCTTTGCCAACACATCAAAAAAAGTACTGAGATTCCCACTGGTTGTTGGACTGAAAGTCAAAGTGAAGGAGATCTGCAAGGAACCATGCAACATACCGTGTCACGTGCTGTACATCAGACTGAGCTTTCAGAACATGCGTCAACGCAGCAACACCATTAGGTTTTATATGTGTGTACTGTTTTCAAGGCCTACAAAACAACTTCAGCATATTTGAGGAGACGGTAGATGCAAACCATTCATGTGTTTAgatgttttgtttggggtttttttttttttcctgctgttcagaAAGACATGAAGGACACTTTTACGATTCGCGACTGCCTTAGTTGCTGTTAAAATGAGAAATGTTTACACTGAATTTATAGTGGCATCTTTGTCCCCGATGAGGAGGGACGCCGCGTTGTCACACAAAGGATACAAGTCGGTTTGTATCCGCATCCAACACGTACCAGGAGAGACTCCTATGAACAGACTCGATACTGAAGCTGCCGAGGCCAAACCCGCGGTGCGATCCGGTTTAAGCGGTCAGCATTTTTTCCTAACTGTGCCGCCCGGAGAGGAACGTGAAGCCGTAAAGTGAAGCGAGCAAAGACTGGCCGAGCCTCGGCTGAAGCATGGAGCAGGAGGACGAGGCACTTCTGACATGTCATGATTTCTGTAAGACAGATTTCTCCGAGGACACTGCTTTAGGCGGGTGGGCTACCTGACATAAGCACAGATGTGTGaacatgcactttttttttaaatctttattattGAAATGCACACTTGTTTTGTCATTGACACTACATGTACAAAGACAATGAAGCAACActgtagatatttttttttctgtttgatgtggAACTACTAGTTTCATGAGGTTTCGTCATGACTGAAGATGCTTTTACTCAGGATATCCTTTGATACTGAATAAGTATGTCCTCTTCAAGTTCAAGTTCTGAGACACGCATTCTTACACTCTGGGGCGGTCCAGTACCTCTCCATCAAAATCATATCCAGCTATAAATGTTTGAACTCCACGGTCACGTCAGTTGAGACCATAATTTATTATGTAAATCCCAATATTTTACCATTTGCTGAAGATATACTTTCATCGCTGAATGTATAGACAATGCGTATTTATATAAAGAAGAGACtcctataaataaaaatttaaaactcTGTGTCTGCCTGTGAATGCTCAAAACATGTCATGTGATGCGTTTGCAGGTCATAGCTGTGGATGTTTAGGAAGTGGCAGTCTGTAGTGAGAGTATGGGCAGAAACCCTAGGCATGCAAACATGGTGGTAACATGTAAACTCCACGTAGAAACGGCCGTGACCCGATTCTGTTCCAACGCTAATCACTGCTGCTTCTCAGAGAAACCAGTTTCATTGTCACGCCAGTGTGAGGAAAAGAATACGATTGGTTCTGCTGTATATTAACTTTAATTTACAGAACACTGCAAAACATTTAGTGTCAAATAAAATTTCTCAtgtacagtttaaaaatatacaaactatttaaaatacagacaaaactgaaaacactaaaTGCATTCTGCTCATGTAgatacaatactgtgcaaaagtcttcagCCACGCCTCATTTCGTGATATTTTGCCTCCAGAtgttcttgtaattttttaaagtggtctttaGAAATAGTTCGCCGGGCTCTTCCAAAGATTTTCTTTAGACattggctgtttttctttttctttctttttattaattcatttttcatttattttaaatacacattttcattccattccttgtacctgaccattttcagaggtaTGTTTATTTTAAGCCTTTTAACACTATCATATGAAAAAGGCACCAAACTCGAGGGATAAATCAGCGTTGCGTCTACACACAACagaaaactggacaagtggaaagTAAAACAAGTCacaggcctaaaaaaaaaaaaaactccagaaGATGTTGATTATCTGAAAGTCAGAAAGCTCCTACATCCCTAAGAAGTAGGGGAACAAAtctagcaaagacctgacacacgACCTGAGAGATGCACCCGGTCCCTTTGTTGATCAGtctactgttcactgatggCTCATCAGTGAAAGGCTGGCTGTCGAGCaaccattcttaaggaagggaaactgggagaaaaggctgaggtatgacAAGTTACTCTGGATCAGCTGGATCTGACTATTTAAATGCATACATGAGGCATGGCTCAAGGCTATTGCACAGTAATGTAGCTCTTATAATTATCACCAACACAATTATCCAGATCTTTCCTAACCTCAAAGCTCTTTTCCATTCATGCAGATTTACCGAATGAAAACTCCCAAATTCCAACGGCATTAAATATAGTAAAAAATTAAGTTAAATGCTCCTCATCGCCCAAGCTATATTTCTTctgactgtttctgtcattAAATTCAAGTGTTTAAGAGTCACAAGtgataatttatttgaaatctACAGTTTTCTCTGTACAGTACACCGTGTCCACTGTGCTCTCTGAAAGCTACTTTATAACAATATTAAAGATTTCAAAGCTTTAGGCCGTCAAACTGCAAAGAGTCATCACGAGAAGGACAGAAGAAGTGAAAGTGTTCACACCTCATCGGTGCTTTTGCTGTAAAtatctgttttggtttttttgtttgtttgattgacTTTTAGTGAAGTTTAGCAGTagcaaaaaaaggagaaaaagcagCTGTAATACTACTGATCAGAGCAACTAATCAAGAAATGTATAATCAATAGAAATGCACGAAATAatttaccaaaataaaaaaaatcacctcaGGAAACTCTTGTGCTTACATACAAAAGCACCCATGACCAATATGATCTAGCAAAGATCATAAACAACTACTTTTGTTTTAAAGCTCGAGGGGCATCTGAGTAATTACAGATTCTGTAGATCTTACCTCGTTCACTTCAATAAAATCAATCCaatttcaaaaaaaataaaaaaaataatcatgaaCTTAGTTAAACTTAAAAGGTCAAAGATGGTATGCATGGTAATTAAATTAacccaataaaacaaaaatatacaaatataattaattataattaGTATACAAGATGTAGCTGCCAGTCAAGTTGTGCTTGGGGTCCTGGTTACTTCGTTGAATTCAGAAAAGGATGGGCTTCCCGGCGGTTTTCTCCTGGACGTAGGAGCTGAAGCGTTTGAGGAATTTGGGATACTCTCTCTTGGCCACAGGTCTGAGGATTGATGCTGGAAACCAGCCTCCCGGGTTCACTGCAGTCACACAGAGAAATATGATCAGGAAACAGTGTGTTCCCGCTGACTTATGATAAAACTATTAATAATAAACCTGCACAGGCAGCTGTGTGGGATGCCCTCTGGCGGGACTTGGtgatttaatatttatgtttttaaatgaactcCCTCGACCCGCTCGGCATCTCTGACAATAAACTGGCTTAAGATTCATCCTGCAGCGCTGCTTTATGTAATAACCTGCTTGTCTACAGGGGCAGAAGCTGCAGTCTGGAATAAAATTTCAAAGAAATACCCCAGGCTGGGTCATCCTTGTGTCAAAACTACAAAATTAatttaaccaaaacaaaaaaagggccAAAACAAAGAATGGAATGTCAGTCATTCAAACTAATGAATAACCAATTCTACTATATTTTCTTTGATGGTCTGAACAATCGCTTCCATTAGACTGAATAACCCGTCCAAACATTCAGACATTCAAGGTGTGATTTTCTCATCTGTCGTCTACAAAATCTAGTGATACATGTGAGGACTGTGAGACTAAACAGAAGCTTTGTTCTGCTGTCTGCTGAGATCAAAGCCAGATGCTCTTAAGAGGCACTTACCATTGGCAACATAGCTGACCCTACACAAGATGTTGTCTCTGCTGATCTCTTTGTCGCCCTCTGGTGGACTCACCAGCGTTTGGCAGATCATTGCAACATTAAGTTTGGCACGAACACACCGGTTTGTTagctgaaagtgaaaaaatacatgaataaataaataggagtaaaaacaaataaatcccCCCAAAGCTGACACATATCTCACTGTGACTGATATAACAGAGAGACTGCAATGTTCTTCCATTTACTCAATAAGGCCTTGTTTGAAAAGATGATGCTTGGAAATACAATACTAACATGAAAAACATGCACTGTTACAGCACTTGGAGGTGTGAAGAGAAAAATGTGCATAAAACAGGAGCCAGGGGTGTAATTTCCAGGAGGGTTagggggggttatgaccccccccaaataatcagacccaaccaatataaccccccccccaataaaattatgacattttcttgcataaataggctgtagttgcatgtttaatcatctgggaatttacccagatttatttatttatttagacagagatcttgatccccccaatgttcagcacaaagttacgccgatGCCAGGAGCAGTGCTTATGTCTGTTTtcaatcatccaggtcatggtacgCTTAAGCACTCGAGCTGAAGGCAACTGGACGTGTTTTTACTTTCATTAAGATTTTACACATCTCTTGtgagaggcttcttcagttatAAAGGCCCAAATATTTAACCTCTACTGGGATTGTCACCTTGGGGGTGGTCCTGAGAGTTTTTTACCCACCCTGTCATCATGTCAAAAGGAAAAACGCTTCACCTTCACAAACCTCAAAAGAAGTAAAGCTGCCTTTAACTCAAGTGCTTAGCACTATGACTCAGCTGTAACTCAAAGTAATTGtcttctgtatgactttatgaGCCTCTCACATGattgtgcttgggatcattgcccTGTCGTGTGACCCAAGCTTTAGCTGCCAGTGTCAGATTTGACTCTATAATACTTCATGAGTTCATGAAAGGTGCTCAGGTTCCTGTGACTCCAAAACATCATTCCTCCACCACCGTGTCTGACAGTTGGTTTGAGGTCTTaatgctgatatgctgtggttttaaaactacttcagcctgaaatatacatataaaaaaacgtataattattttttattttaatcctTGAAAGGTCAGTATGTTTACATAGCTGCACTGCCTTTTAtcactaaaacaacaacaaaaacaaaattactaTAAACTACATTTCAAGGAGTATATGATTCGTATTTTTGTTAGGCCCTGAGATGGGTTAATGATTGGCAGCAGCATTGATTTTCATGCATTTTCTATACAGTGCCAGATTTTTTACTAAAACAAATactaatgagaaaaaaagaaaagaaagaaagggaagaaagggaagacacacacacacacacacacaattatccAACATCAATAGCGGCAATAACTTATAAGTTCAGTAACAAGACACCCttgcagaaaacagaaaagagtgTAAAAATTTGCAGCATGCTTTCAATAGCGAAGAGTAGCGCCATCTCGTGGACAAACCTAAAGATTTAAAATTGAAGCGAATTT
It includes:
- the pip5k1bb gene encoding phosphatidylinositol 4-phosphate 5-kinase type-1 beta translates to MSTATENGTGGNRSSEKTYKKTTSSALKGAIQLGIGYTVGNLTSKPDRDVLMQDFYVVESVFLPSEGSNLTPAHHYPDFRFKTYAPLAFRYFRDLFGIKPDDYLYSLVNEPLIELVNPGASGSLFYLTSDDEFIIKTVQHKEAKFLQRLLPGYYMNLNQNPRTLLPKFYGLYCIQSGGINIRLVVMNNVLPRSVKMHYKYDLKGSTYKRRASRKEREKACPTYKDLDFQDMHEEGLYFDAETYNNLMKTLQRDCRVLESFKIMDYSLLLGVHVLDHREGGEQGQAGGDGRRPVAQRVLYSTAMESIQGDGKAAEALTTDDTMGGIPARTHKDEKLLIYLGIIDILQSYRFIKKLEHSWKALVYDGDSVSVHRPGFYASRFLKFMSTRVFRKTQPIRFSPSKRTRTSIPALKSCSQEILSSQADERNEEDRRDRLVGARSLASLDGQAVFGSYLRPDIVPANPSFYEGSSMGTISTSSIFVNVENQTEDRDDVASSSTFTLEDSAICLTSEQSTMDVDMDRDDGSVLDVYL